The DNA region tataaattaatacaatcaCAGATCATTACAATCTTTCAGTTTACTCTCGAAGAAAACtacttaaaattattatattatcttatcgGATTGATTCTAGGTATTAGGAGGTTCAAGCGTACTTAATACCATGTTGTATATTCGTGGGAATCGTCGTGACTTTGATCAATGGGAAAGCTTTGGTAACCCTGGTTGGGGATACGACGATGTACTCCCATACTTTAAAAAGTCACAGGACCAAAGAAATCCATATTTGGCGCGGAACACCAAATACCATAGCACAGGTAGGCTACGATTTTGATTGTTCTTAGAATTCGGAGAATTGggatgattaattttttgagATAACAAGATATTACCAGTGACATTGAGTCATCCATTTAATCTCATGCAAAAATGGATTTTACAGGCGGTTATTTAACTATTCAAGACTCTCCTTATAATACGCCTCTGGGTCCAGCCTATCTTCAAGCTGCAGAAGAAATGGGTTATAACATCGTGGATGTAAATGGCCAACAACAAACAGGCTTCGCATTCTTTCAATATACAATGCGCAGGGGCGCTAGGTGTAGTGCAGCCAAGGCATTCGTACGTCCCAtcaaatttcgaaagaattttcaCCTATCGTTATGGAGCCATGTTACGCGTATTCTCATAGATCCAAGTACCAAAAGAGCATACGGTGTAGAATTTATTAGGAATGGTCGTGTTGAGACGGTATTTGCGAAGAAAGAAGTTATACTTTCGGCAGGTGCTATAAACACTCCTCAATTATTGATGCTGTCTGGAATCGGTGCTAAGAATCACCTCGAAGATCTTGGTATTCCAGTGATTCAAGATTCACCTGGCGTTGGACAGAATCTTCAAGATCATATAGCCGTTGGTGGTCTAATATTCCTCATCGAACACAAGATCAGTTTAGTATTAACTCGTTTGGTGAACATAAACGCAGCATTGAGATATGCAATTACTGAGAACGGTCCTCTAACTTCGAGTATTGGTCTCGAAGTAGTAGGCTTTCTACCCACTAAATATGCCAACCAAACCGATGATTGGCCAGATATAGAATTTATGATTACTTCTACCTCAATTAATATCGGTGGAAAACAAACAATAATCGCCCATGGCATATCTACCGAATTTTACAATGAAGTCTATGGAGAAATCATTAATCAAGATAGTTTCAACATTTTACCAATGTTGCTCAGACCTAAATCTCGTGGATATgtgaaattaaaatcgaaaaatccGCTCGATTATCCATTAATGTATCACAATTATTTGACGAATCCAGATGATGTTAATGTTTTACGTGAAGGAGTCAAAGCAGCAATTGCATTTGCTGAGACGAGTAGCCTGAAAAAATTAGGAACAAAATTTCACAGTAAGCCATTGCCAAATTGTAAACATCTTCCAATGTTCACAGATGAATATTGGGAATGTGCAATTCGTCAATACACAATGACAATTTATCACATGAGCTGTACTGCGAAAATGGGTCCACGATCCGATCCAATGGCGGTCGTAGATCCCTCTTTAAAAGTATATGGAATAGAAGGACTTCGAGTGATCGATGCTTCGATCATGCCCACGATCACTAATGGCAATATCAATGCACCTGTGATAATGATTGGTGAAAAAGGTTCGGATCTCATAAAGAAGGATTGGATGTTTAGACGAAAGAGAAGCAATGAGACTATCTCAGGTTCTTTCAAtcaatattagatattttggATAGTTCATCGaatgaaagtaaattaaatatttttattattgcgtcatataaaataattacgagAATAGGTAGAAAGCTTTAATGAGTTGCTTTTTAAGGCTTATGTTTCctatttgtttttctgttgtaagaatgatcttttatagaattaatatGTGCTTAATCAAAATCTagttatatcatttatctatCATAACCAAATTAACTGTAAATTGTTAGagatgatttatatttttaaaaactcCATAATCGAATTTGTTTACATGTTATCCATTTGGAGTTAACATTCATTACATCTTGGGATTTTACAACGAAAAACTGTAGTTGGtcctcttactttttttttcttttttcttgttttgtaattttttaccTATAGAATGTAAGATAGCATGTTCTTCCTTTTACATCCTTATCATTCTTGACATAAACAAGAAGCAATTTCTGTTTTATAATCTTGGTGactatacattatataatagcCAATCTCTCCTTATATAAATGCCAAgcatgtattatttttaaattcaataatagatgccaatatcaatgatatcatctttttgaatgaatttttatccGGTACAATGCAATTAATCAGTCGACTAAGTTTACCTCACCCGTGAATTTATTCTATAACGCTACTATATTTGGGCTTTCAAGATCAATACTTTCCTAAGTCTTTTTGTCCCATCTCTTCAATGTACTTGTTAGCTGTGctccataatatatatttattacagtcACACCATCTATATTTATGCAGTATTCTTTttaactgtttttttttcgctaTTTCATCAGAATGAacaatttttccatttatttgaCCGTACAGTTGTAATGTTTTGAATTTCGATTTTGTGAAGTTCTCTTACTAAATCAAAACTTTTTAACAACAATTgtctaaataaattttgtgaaataatattcttaatacaATTTTGGAGAGAATCAACGCTcccattaattcttttttctatctgcGCAAAACCTACCATTCCTACGAACATAGAATTTTTGAAGATATCGCAGTATGACAATATTACCAATTATCATAAATCCTTCAcataatagaataattattatcaatatttgtataattatacgattgaacaatttaatcaaattttaataaaacttcGTGTACGCTGGAGGGTTGACGTCAGTACGCGTAAGTAAGTGTTAgtgattagaataaaaatctttctgaGATTTAACTATTTAACttcattatttacaaaataaacgTAACACCTACAAATTATTGGATTATCTATGTAGGAATAACGTGTCAGTATACTACTCTGTCGAGCAATTAAAAAACGCAGCAGGTAGCAGCAAGTTTTTCGCACTAGAACTTATTCACACATTATTAGAGAAAGgagtaagaaaaattcttacaaaacattatttaagaaaattaaatattatttttatgttttcgatgtataatataacaaaaaaaatcagtatgtacgaataaaagaagaaaaagcagtatttcaaattatagctttattcctttttatgttattgcagaaactaaaagaaacaagataaattttcttcaagtGTCAATAACGTGTCATAAATActaaaagtattttctttttatataataaatttttttaaacatactAGTTTTTGTAACCACATGGCAATACTATCATATGTCAAAAATTTCTGATGaagttaattttatattatagccattcatattattgaaaaaactttttcttgaataataatatgaaaataaataactcataataataaaaatccaaataaacttatttactaatgattatataattttatatatttatatttatgatattaactaatttgtcattttattatgaagagtaagaagaaatCATTACGGTAATTTCAAAGCAATCCGCATCAATTCGTTATTGCAAACCCATACCCTTGTAGTATacaacatcgttattatttcagCCAAAATACAAACTTTTCAACGATTTCGGAATATTGATTGAAAACACGCTTAACATAAAGGACGCAGCAAcataatattcgataaaataaacagTGTTATCTTTCACGGATAACCAGACTTCTTGGAACTACATTGTCTTCTCCAATTAAAAcctattgataaaatttacacctgaaatatattcttacttcacttgttttctttcaacgCGATAATATGGATAAGGTTAATATCAATTGCGGAACATAGAAAAATTcacaaatgaaattatttcaccccctttctttgttctttataATTGTTTCCAAAATGTTACtatacgaaacaaaacaaagagatATATTACAACTCTTCGAGCACGTACAATGAAATCCTGTATGAGAAATATTAATCCTATACCGACACGTGAAAGAGATTTGgcacgatttcttttctttcaggCTGATTAAAATTCGGCATATAtctggaaaaacaaaaatatatttcgaactccacgtacgatataataatcaaatttaaatattttcccaCGTAAAACCAAACAAAAACATATTGAATGGCTCAGACATATCACAGTTGCCTATAATTGTTAATGAAAATACTAATGCATCAGTTATCATGATtggcgaaaaagaaaacgatattattaaagaaatattaacaaaaaaaaaatgtatgaatagTTTTAACTCTCttgcaaaaattattatttataatgtacattaattgaattatacataatgtaatatataacattaatatgtattattacgatatactCAGGGTTAGTTTACAAATAGAGATTTGAATGTATTAACCTTGATAGTTTGTAGAAATGTTAACTAGTATCTTAGAAACATTTAAGATAACGTACTAATTATACAGGCTCACTTACGGATAAAATCAGCAAAATTGATGACAATGTAACTtttccattaaattttttcatcgCATTACACTGttacatatatttgtttgGAGTTTACTGTTGAAATAGCTATCTCTTAAAAATGTAGCAAACAAGTAACAGCacatacaattatttaatcattccaGAGTAACTATCTAAACATACCTACGATCAATAAAGTTATTCTTTACtatattcctttccttttttcaatgtttttgattattctaatcgttttatcaaatagttagataaatatttatatgtgtattttcgcttgataaagaaattaagatcAAGGATGTGGCAACTTAATATTCGATAAACACTAGCGTTATGTCCCATGAATAACCGGATTTCTTCAACCTGAGGCCTTGTCCATAGTCTGcaggtaaaataaattttcacttctttgcataaataatttttactaatattaatTCCGTAGAACATAATAGAATCCtattaatattagattaaGATTAGTAAATAGAATCTAATTTACTAATATTAGATccgtagaaaataaatcatctTTTAGagatatttacgtatttacTTCATTACGTTTGATTCACAtacacaaaaataaaatgatacacGCATAAACTCGAATCCTTATCTACGCAATCAGTTTAATCGAAATTCATTTCGATGATGATTATCTTTTATCACTAAAGTATCAATATTCTACGTTGATACAAAAGTTGATACATTGAAGAAATACTAAGCGATATTTAAAATCCAATAGATTTTGCATTTCTTCAATAAAATGTTACACATATCAAAAAAATAGCATTATACTTCAAAGAAAATACCATAGATATCCACAAAGCTTTATAATTCTTTGAATTTCAATGTTTCAGATTTCATTTCGACTAATTGTTGCAAGTGCATTCTGATATCCAAcaagagatattattattatgaagaaaaagaaataaataaaaatattgtcattGGACGTAAATACGAAATGCTAAttcgaatatttgaaaaatacatgaattgaaaaaataataaaggttaTTTATGGATGAATGATAATCTTGTTTGATTACTCAAGCTTGATCTTTCGAATTTATAAAAGGGAAGGAGAACTAAGATTTCACTGAACGTCCTTGAATGATCAGTGTTACAGTATATAAACAGTTTCGCTTTCATCAAAAAGGAAATCAAGACCCAGCTAATTAAAAGTCcagatcgataataacaaccaCATGGCAACTACAGCAGTAGCGATACAAACGAGTATGACTGCACTCGATATCGGAAAACTGAGTATCATACCGTTTCTAATATCTgtcttaatttatttcaattattatctaatagaTCCCGTAGATCAACCACAAGTCACGAAAAATCTATTAAAGGAATACGATTTCATAGTGATAGGTGGTGGTTCAGCTGGTAGTGTTGTTGTTAATAGATTAACAGAGAATCCAGAATGGAGTGTACTTCTTTTAGAAGCAGGTGGTTTCGAAAACTTGATTACGGACATACCGATTTTCTCTACCTATTTACAAAATACCAAAATAGATTGGAAATATAGGACTGAAAACCAAGATAGTGCTTGTCAAGCAATGAAAGATAAACGTTGTTGTTGGCCCCGTGGAAAGGTGAGCTCTTTGATTAACCTGTGACGTAAGATTGTTGAAGAAatcaataacaatatcaattattttataattacattgcTGGTATGTTAGCTTACTGTGCGTCGTAATACAAAAAGTGTCAAGTATACGAAAAATACAATCagtttaaagagaaaataatactttaatgatgaacaaaattttcaaactCTTTCATAAATAAGATCGCTTTCAAAGGAGAATAAATGGATGGTTGCTAATATAACGTaacggaataaaaaaaagtattagatAATTGAAGATACtagaatgaaatgaatttgcattaaacttattatatataatcttctAACGTCTATAAATCATATTGTGGTAGGTATGCTATTAATGCATTCATTGATTAAACAAAACATCCATGTTGGATCCTTTGAATCAAACAGCTACCTGAAcacgatttataaatatctataccTAAAATTCTCCGGGTTCTACTATTACAATGAATACAGACTTTGATTTGACACAGGACTACCTTGTCGGTTTTCAACAAAAGAGTTTGAAATGATATAGTAAAACCAGCCgcgaatatattaataacaaaagcaATCATAAGCCACTGAAACAACTTTGCTTATTTTCGTGAAAATaacttaaaattattacattatcttATTCCATTGATTCTAGGTATTAGGAGGTTCAAGCGTACTTAATGCCATGCTATATATTCGTGGGAATCGTCGTGACTTTGATCAATGGGAAAGCTTTGGTAACCCTGGTTGGGGATACGACGATGTACTCCCATACTTTAAAAAGTCACAGGACCAAAGAAATCCATATTTGGCGCGGAACACCAAATACCATAGCACAGGTAGGCTACGATTTTGATTGTTCTTAGAATTCGGAGAATTGggatgattaattttttgagATAACAAGATATTACCAGTGACATTGAGTCATCCATTTAATCTCATGCAAAAATGGATTTTACAGGCGGTTATTTAACTATTCAAGACTCTCCTTATAATACGCCTCTGGGTCCAGCCTATCTTCAAGCTGCAGAAGAAATGGGTTATAACATCGTGGATGTAAATGGCCAACAACAAACAGGCTTCGCATTCTTTCAATATACAATGCGCAGGGGTGCTAGATGTAGTGCAGCCAAGGCATTCGTACGTCCCAtcaaatttcgaaagaattttcaCCTATCGTTATGGAGTCATGTTACGCGTGTTCTCATAGATCCAAGTACCAAAAGAGCATACGGTGTAGAATTTATTAGGAATGGTCGTGTGGAAACCGTATTTGCGAAGAAAGAAGTTATAATTTCGGCAGGTGCTATAAACACTCCTCAATTATTGATGCTGTCTGGAATCGGTCCTAAGAATCACCTCGAAGATCTTGGTATTCCAGTGATTCAGGATTCACCTGGTGTTGGACAGAACCTTCAAGATCATATATCTTTTGTTGGTCTAACCTTCCTTATCGACCACGAGATCAGCATTGTTTTTAATCGCTTATTGAATATAAACACCATattgaaatatgtatttaccGAGAACGGTCCTCTAACTTCGAGTATTGGTCTCGAAGTAGTAGGCTTTTTATCGACTAAATATGCCAATCAGACGGACGATTGGCCAGATATAGAATTTATGATTGACTCTATCGCGATAAATAACGTTAAAGATATTTTGCATTACTTCTGCGTAACGGACGACTTTTATAATGAAGCCTATGGAGAAATCATTAATCAGGATAGTTTCAACATTTTACCATTGATACTCAGACCTAAATCTCGAGGATATGTGAAATTAAGGTCGAAAAATCCGCTCGATTATCCGTTAATGTATcacaattatttaacaaatccTGATGACGTAAATGTTTTACGAGAAGGAGCCAAAGCAGCAATTAGATTTGGTGAGACGAGTAGCATGAAAAGATTAGGGATAAAATTTCACAATAAGCCATTGCCAAATTGTAAACATCTTCCTATGTTCACGGACGAGTACTGGGAATGTGTAATTTATCAATACACAATTACAATTTATCACGTGAGCTGTACTGCGAAAATGGGTCCACGATCCGATCCAATGGCGGTCGTAGATCCCTCTTTAAAAGTATATGGAGTAGAAGGACTTCGAGTGATCGATGCTTCGATCATGCCTACAATCACTAGTGGAAATATCAATGCACCTGTGATAATGATTGGTGAAAAAGGTTCAGATCTCATAAAAAAGGACTGGATGTCCAAACAAAAGAGAAGCAATGAGACTTTCTCAGCCTCTTTCGATCAACATTAGACAGTTGAAATAGGTCTGCGaacgaaagtaaaatatatatttttattattgcgtTTTGTAAAGTGATTGTGAAAACAGATTGAATGTTTTAGTTTTTTTAAGGTTTAcgtctcctttttctttttctgtcgtTAAGATCCAATTGTAATGATCCAATTCTAttcttgttaaaaatataattagataatattacgatataaactaacaaattgatttttacaattttttattttgttaaaagaaaaacgatttgTAACTTTGAAATTACACTGGAGtacaatatttacatatgcatataatatatttaaatgtgtaAATCCATAAAACATTTTGCTTTCGGAATTAACATTCTTTACATTCTGGGATTTTACAAAGTCCCGTCTTATCAGAAAAGATTGATCAATGAGctatttcattcatttgcacatttttttaatggatttgATTGAAACTGCAATTGGTTCtcgtatttcctttctttgtaaCTTTTCATCTACTGAATATGACATAGGACATCATCTTTCAGATTTACAGCATCTAAACTCTCAAGCCTTCT from Vespa velutina chromosome 3, iVesVel2.1, whole genome shotgun sequence includes:
- the LOC124947734 gene encoding glucose dehydrogenase [FAD, quinone]-like isoform X2, whose translation is MATTAVAIQTSMTALDIGKLSIIPFLISVLIYFNYYLIDPVDQPQVTKNLLKEYDFIVIGGGSAGSVVVNRLTENPEWSVLLLEAGGFENLITDIPIFSTYLQNTKIDWKYRTENQDSACQAMKDKRCCWPRGKVLGGSSVLNAMLYIRGNRRDFDQWESFGNPGWGYDDVLPYFKKSQDQRNPYLARNTKYHSTGGYLTIQDSPYNTPLGPAYLQAAEEMGYNIVDVNGQQQTGFAFFQYTMRRGARCSAAKAFVRPIKFRKNFHLSLWSHVTRVLIDPSTKRAYGVEFIRNGRVETVFAKKEVIISAGAINTPQLLMLSGIGPKNHLEDLGIPVIQDSPGVGQNLQDHISFVGLTFLIDHEISIVFNRLLNINTILKYVFTENGPLTSSIGLEVVGFLSTKYANQTDDWPDIEFMIDSIAINNVKDILHYFCVTDDFYNEAYGEIINQDSFNILPLILRPKSRGYVKLRSKNPLDYPLMYHNYLTNPDDVNVLREGAKAAIRFAIRSSSPSKSMQCPRI
- the LOC124947734 gene encoding glucose dehydrogenase [FAD, quinone]-like isoform X1, which encodes MATTAVAIQTSMTALDIGKLSIIPFLISVLIYFNYYLIDPVDQPQVTKNLLKEYDFIVIGGGSAGSVVVNRLTENPEWSVLLLEAGGFENLITDIPIFSTYLQNTKIDWKYRTENQDSACQAMKDKRCCWPRGKVLGGSSVLNAMLYIRGNRRDFDQWESFGNPGWGYDDVLPYFKKSQDQRNPYLARNTKYHSTGGYLTIQDSPYNTPLGPAYLQAAEEMGYNIVDVNGQQQTGFAFFQYTMRRGARCSAAKAFVRPIKFRKNFHLSLWSHVTRVLIDPSTKRAYGVEFIRNGRVETVFAKKEVIISAGAINTPQLLMLSGIGPKNHLEDLGIPVIQDSPGVGQNLQDHISFVGLTFLIDHEISIVFNRLLNINTILKYVFTENGPLTSSIGLEVVGFLSTKYANQTDDWPDIEFMIDSIAINNVKDILHYFCVTDDFYNEAYGEIINQDSFNILPLILRPKSRGYVKLRSKNPLDYPLMYHNYLTNPDDVNVLREGAKAAIRFGETSSMKRLGIKFHNKPLPNCKHLPMFTDEYWECVIYQYTITIYHVSCTAKMGPRSDPMAVVDPSLKVYGVEGLRVIDASIMPTITSGNINAPVIMIGEKGSDLIKKDWMSKQKRSNETFSASFDQH
- the LOC124947733 gene encoding glucose dehydrogenase [FAD, quinone]-like, with the translated sequence MMTNIMTTAAAAIQTNIFALGIGKLSIIPILISALTYFNYYLMDPENQPRVTKNLLKEYDFVVVGGGSAGSVVVNRLTENPEWSVLLLEAGGHETEITDVPILSLYLHKSKLDWKYRAQPQDSACQAMNDQRSCWTRGKVLGGSSVLNTMLYIRGNRRDFDQWESFGNPGWGYDDVLPYFKKSQDQRNPYLARNTKYHSTGGYLTIQDSPYNTPLGPAYLQAAEEMGYNIVDVNGQQQTGFAFFQYTMRRGARCSAAKAFVRPIKFRKNFHLSLWSHVTRILIDPSTKRAYGVEFIRNGRVETVFAKKEVILSAGAINTPQLLMLSGIGAKNHLEDLGIPVIQDSPGVGQNLQDHIAVGGLIFLIEHKISLVLTRLVNINAALRYAITENGPLTSSIGLEVVGFLPTKYANQTDDWPDIEFMITSTSINIGGKQTIIAHGISTEFYNEVYGEIINQDSFNILPMLLRPKSRGYVKLKSKNPLDYPLMYHNYLTNPDDVNVLREGVKAAIAFAETSSLKKLGTKFHSKPLPNCKHLPMFTDEYWECAIRQYTMTIYHMSCTAKMGPRSDPMAVVDPSLKVYGIEGLRVIDASIMPTITNGNINAPVIMIGEKGSDLIKKDWMFRRKRSNETISGSFNQY